TGTCCCAGACGGACATTCGTTTCTCGGTAAGCCGATTGACCAGGCGCTCCAAATGGCGGCCGGTCACCTCAATGCGAACATAACCGCGAATACGGTGAATCAACGATTCGTTCAAGACGCACTTCCCCTTTCCAAGCTAGGAAATATATTGGATATCGCGAATCATTCCTTCGATCATGACTTCATCCGGCATAATCTCACGGATGACCAGGTTGGAGCCGCTTACCTCAAGCTTTCCTTTCGATAGCGCCAGCTTCAGAGAATCGCTTGAGAAGTGGAGCACGCCGCGATGATTCTCAATGTACAGCTGCATATTCCCGATCATCGTGATGCGCGGCAGGTCCATGGCGACGTCTTGAGGCAGGTCGAGCAGTTTTGCCGTAAATTGATTAATTTTGCGAGTTAGACTGCGCATACTTAACCTCCTCCGTAGCATAGCCGTGGGCAGCAAGCGGCAGATCACGGGCTATTTACACGATATGTTCGCAATTCGAAAATATGACCGGCAGCCGTATAATCTGGGCACGGCAAAAAGCCGCAGCTCCCTTCACCGGAGCTGCGGCTTTCATCATTGCTATTGCGGCTTAAACTTAGCCACGCTTGTAAGGACGCTTCGCCCGCGGCGGGCCGAGTATCTCGGCCCAGAGCACGCCCTGAGCCGCCTGGCTCGGCGTCAGAGGGCCGATACCGGGCGCATGAGGCCCGCCATCAGCAAGGCCCCCAGCGGCGCCTGCGGCCTGCCCCTGCGAGCGAGAGTCGCCGCGCTGAGCGGCAGCCGTCTGCAGGGTAGACTGGCCGCCGTAGGCGGCACTGCTGCCCTGCGCGGAGCCGCCCCGGCCGATGCTGCCGTAGCCAGCGCCGCGACCTGAGCCTTCGCCGCTTATCGGCGCTCTAGCGGCCGTAGCGCTGCGCTCATCGCGCGAGCGGTCCAGCCTTGCCGGACGCGGCTCGCCTTGGCTCATGGCCGCCCTGCCGCCGCCTGCCGCTTGCTTGCGCGGCTCCGCGCTAGGAGACGACTCGCTCGGCTGCAGCTCGCCGCCGCCGAACGTCGGCATCCCTCCCCGCGGCTGGGATGCAGGCCGCTTCGGATCGGCCGACTTTTTCTTACCGAGCATCGAGCTTAAGGAGAACAACAGTACGGCAAAGAACACCCAGTTATCAAGCAACCATTCGAATATTCGCATTGTGATCACCGCCTTCAGGCTCTAGTTTCATTACCCGTGACTCGCCTGTAGACGCTCTTACGACTCTTCCCCCTGATTGTCCCGCGGATCGTTCATCTTCCCAAGGCTTGCGCGCATCTGCGTGTCGGACTCAATGTTCTTCAGGTTCATGTAGTCCATCACGCCGAGCTTGCCCTCGCGAAGCGCTTCAGCCATCGCCTGCGGCACCTCGGACTCCGCCTCGACGACCTTCGCCTTCATCTCAACGACGCGTGCGCGCATCTCCTGCTCCTGTGCGACCGCCATCGCGCGGCGCTCCTCAGCCTTCGCCTGAGCGATCTGCTTGTCGGCCTCGGCCTGCTCGGTCTGGAGGTAAGCACCGATGTTCTTGCCGATATCGATGTCGGCAATATCGATGGACAATATTTCAAACGCTGTACCCGCGTCAAGTCCTTTGCTAAGAACCGTCGTGGAGATACGATCCGGATTCTCCAGCACGTCCTTATGTGAGCTGCTAGAGCCGACAGTCGTAACAATACCTTCGCCGACACGGGCAATAATCGTCTCCTCGCCTGCACCGCCGACGAGACGATCAATGTTCGCACGCACAGTTACACGCGCAATAACCTTCACCTCGATGCCGTCCTTCGCTACGGCAGATACGACCGGAGTCTCGATGACACGTGGGTTAACGCTCATCTGCACCGCCTGCAGCACGTCACGTCCGGCCAGATCGATCGCAGCAGCACGCTCGAACGGCAGCTGGATGTTGGCGCGGTGCGCAGCGATCAGCGCATTAACGACACGGTCGACGTTACCGCCTGCAAGGTAGTGACTTTCGAGCTGATTAATCGTCAGACTCAAGCCCGCCTTCGTCGCCTTAATGAGCGGATTGACGATACGACTTGGAATTACACGACGAAGACGCATCGCGACTAGTGTA
Above is a genomic segment from Paenibacillus sp. YYML68 containing:
- the yqfC gene encoding sporulation protein YqfC gives rise to the protein MRSLTRKINQFTAKLLDLPQDVAMDLPRITMIGNMQLYIENHRGVLHFSSDSLKLALSKGKLEVSGSNLVIREIMPDEVMIEGMIRDIQYIS
- the floA gene encoding flotillin-like protein FloA (flotillin-like protein involved in membrane lipid rafts); the encoded protein is MGTTLISVFFLAAVVIIALSVFFTFVPVMLWISAIASGVRISIITLVAMRLRRVIPSRIVNPLIKATKAGLSLTINQLESHYLAGGNVDRVVNALIAAHRANIQLPFERAAAIDLAGRDVLQAVQMSVNPRVIETPVVSAVAKDGIEVKVIARVTVRANIDRLVGGAGEETIIARVGEGIVTTVGSSSSHKDVLENPDRISTTVLSKGLDAGTAFEILSIDIADIDIGKNIGAYLQTEQAEADKQIAQAKAEERRAMAVAQEQEMRARVVEMKAKVVEAESEVPQAMAEALREGKLGVMDYMNLKNIESDTQMRASLGKMNDPRDNQGEES